DNA sequence from the Sylvia atricapilla isolate bSylAtr1 chromosome 15, bSylAtr1.pri, whole genome shotgun sequence genome:
aataaagaaattatCAAGATATCTTACCTAGGACTAAATGGAACATTTTGATAAGCACATACTGTGTTAATCCCACCCTACATACTAACGGAAAAGAGTATCTCCTGATATGTAAGCAAACTTTAACACttactgagaaacaaaatttttctgTATGAGGAAAGCTGAAACCCCACATAATCTCCACAAGAAACTGTGTAGGCTCCAGTCCAGAATGACATCCATCACCATATACAAGAAATGCTTCCAGAAGGAATTGAATCGGGGTGTCCCATCTCCCAGGTGACTCAGCTGCCAGGGCCTGTGTGTCAGTGCTGTCACAACGTTTCTGTCAGCTTGTCTCATCTGCAGGACCAAGGAGAAAAGACTGTAATTCATCCAAAAGCCCAGCTGcactaaataaaatttttgaaattagATACAAAGTCCTGGTGTACATTTACAAGTCTACCAGAATCCTTCTGCCCTTCCCCTCCAGATCCTTTTGTAACTCTTTTAGAAAGATGATattttatagggtttttttttctttgaatcaTACTGAATAAGCACCAGctcttatgttaaaaaaattacatagcAGTCATGCAATGTatagaatgggaaaaaaaaaagtaacttggCAAGAATGAGGAAAGAGTTTTAGGAGTAATCTGGAATAAGAGGTTTATTTAGCAGGTACCTTGCACATGGGTATCTGGCCAGACACCAACTAGAAAAGCAATTCACATCTGTCTGCACTGCTTTCAGAAGGGAGGGAATTGCTGTCGACTCCTATTTGCATCTAATGAGTAATCTAATGAGACTATGCATtatgtttcatttgtttttaaaagccttaGGAATTTGAACAGTCCAAAAGTTACCTGTAACTGAGAGTTTAATACCATACTGAAACTCCCAGACaggagtaaaaaaataaaaaaaaaatagatttttaggAAACATCACCTTATAAACAACATCTGGCATGAAAGAACAGACTATGCTGCTGTTATACAACTGTGGAAATTCCTGGTAGAGCTGTTTCAGGGCATCAACTGCCTACAATCAGAGACACACAGAGATGTTATACATATGCTTATATTTAATTTACACTGCAAAGTCATTTTAGAACAATCTCAAAAACACTTCCCTGTTGTGTTGCAGGAGTGAAAtagaaagggagaagaaaaaaacagcatcTTGTTTATAGCATTAACATAGAAacaacattttggttttttgcaaaAGAATTTCTGTTCATTACTCTATTTACAAAAATGAGTAGGATTCTCAGTGTTTGAAATACCCTTCAATATGTTGTGGATATAATTTTTTAGTAGTACCTATGTTTTagttcaaaaggaaaattatttattcctaTGTTTTGCtggctaaagaaaaaaattattctaatttatataaaatattcttgaTGGATCATTTGCATCTGCCTTTAGTAATGCAAATTACAGATACTTCACTGGAGGCTGAAGATgagcctcagcacagcagtgaatCACCTTTGCTCTGTTTCACAGCATTGCTGTGAGCTGAGTGCAGCACTAGCACAAGCCTTGTGGCGATTTTAAGTTGCAGCTTCCCACGACAACTTCGGGTGACACAAGCAGCAGACCTGGGCATGCTCATGTTAAAGAAGGGACTGTACCACAGAGACCAGTTTGAGACCAACACAACAGAAGGTCAGAAACCTAAAGAAGGGGTGAGGAGAGGTGTCATGCTGCAGTGAGCAGTACCTGATTTGCATGGCCTTTGACATCAAAGTAGATTGTAAGATTGTGATGCATAGACTCCACAACAGCTTCTCTCAGAGTTGGTATCTTTTCATCTTGGAATTGGCTCCTGTAGAAACAGAGAACTCATTGGAATGCGGTCAACACACATGGGCCAACCACAGAGGGGTGATGCACAGtttgctgctgcactggcaCTGGAAGGTGGGATCCATTGCTCACTGGCCCCATGGCCCACCCCGAAACACCACCCCCAATTCTTCACCTCCTTCCCCAACTCCCACAAACAAGCCTTCAGTCTCAactgctgccttcctcctgtCGTACTGCactccccagccctgagccagaAATGCAGATTCTGGTAGAACAGGCAAGACAAGCTGAGGattcagcagaagcagcttcACCCATCAATAAATCATTCCTGATGAGGTGACTGTTCATTCACTCTTGACAGtgaacagcagctgctcagcagtcACTGCCTGTGGAAACTCCTGCTGCATGGCCCAGGTGATCACCTTTCCAGTGAGACAGGGAAGATACTCCTTGTGCCACACATTTGCAGCTCTGGAATTCCCTAATGCACTGTCTCAGGAGTACACCATGAGTTCTTCCTCTGAAATGGACTCACTTATGATATTGCAGAAGCTACATTGTTATCAAATTCTTAgtaatgtataaaaatattttcccctgcATACTCCTAGGAAGGACCTAATTAGCCACTAGGGTCACAGTGAGGCCATCCAAAATCTGTCTAGCTGCTCTTCAACAGTATAAACATGATGTGTAGAATCCTCAAAACACAATCAGTCAAGAAATACAcgtgaataaaattaatcttaCAAGTAATTCATCTAGCCAATTCTGACATATCATGAAGATCCCAGCACCGTTAATGCCTTGCAGTCAATTTAGGACAAGCTTATGTAGAGATTGACCTGTTTCACATTAGATGCCTGTGAATTTGTCCTTGAAAGCCAGTTTATCTTGACTCTGTTTCACTGTTCCTAATGTAGTGGTGGGTAAAGAGGTATAGTCTCATCTGCCTCTAAAATCAAATTAGAAGTAGCATATAGGACtaagttttaaattaagaaaaaattcatCAGTGATAGATCAAATCAGGAATTTTGTtcaagaattatttttccactattgaaagagaaatttcagcATAGTTCATTTACCGCAGCCTGTGTTTTGCAGATGGATTGAGCTTCCTGATTTCCTCAAAAGTCAGGTCCCGCAGTCTCCCAGCCCCATCTGTTGTCCTTTCCACTGTGTCATCGTGCATGAGAATGGGAACACCATCTGCACTAAATTCAAGATCCAGCTCCACACCCGTTGCTCCATTCTCagctgccttaaaaaaaaaaaaattaaaaatccacatACACAACAGAAGAGACAGCTTTATAGATTTGATACAGGTACAGCTATAATTAGCTTGtatttttggtaaaaaaaaaaataaaatattaatgtactTTTCAGTAGTCTTCATCTGCAGAACAAAGCAAGTTTTATTCAGGTCACTGTTAGAGCATTCATAGATCAACTGAACCATCTAATCTATTTTACTGCTGAAACCATAATGATTTTGCCTCAGTCTTGGGATTGGAACTGTTTCAggataaaaatgcagaaaagaatcCTGCTCTCTCCTTCTGATGTAATAACCGCGGAGCCTCAAAGTTATGTTATTTTCTAAAAGACAAGAGAATCAAATGCCTACAGTTTACATAACTTACACTTTAACACTTAGTCAACTCTGTTTACCCTGTGTGTACCAAGTAGTAGCTGGATGAAGGGAAATCCCTGCTCCTCTTTGAGGAATGGCCTTATCAGAGAGCAAgaagcagccaggctgccttAGAACATTTCATACATCCTGTTCCTGCCCCGGATCTTTCCCAAGAACTCTTCAGAAAAACACCTGAGTGAAGTGCTAACAATACCAATTGCCCTGAACGACAAATGCCCTCCTGGGAAAAGGGACAATgcagcagaaagacaaaaacccGGTATGCACTAGAGGTTACCTACAGATGTCTGCTACGTAAGGATTGTGCAGCTTCAGAATTTATCAGGACTAAGAGTCCTGCCTCATGCAAAGGTACGAGATCCTCAGAGCAGCAACGTCTCAACCTCACAGAAACACTACATTCCAGAGATTGATAATCACTATTTCAAATGATTCTCAGAAAGAGACTGTGACCCCTGGCTGTGCCTTGATGCCTTGCAGATAAGGCAGCAGAAAATCATGGCAGGACTGCACACAGTGGATTCTCATCACAGATCTTCAAggtttaaaaaaccaaacaacctgTTACTGAGTTGCTGTCCGCTCTCCGTGTGCTGTTGCTACATCaacaaaatacagtattttattatCGCAGCACTGCTGAAATATCCATCAGCACCAAAGCCGTAACAGCTCCCATAAGATTTAGATCTGATCTGAAATTCCCTTTGGGATGAAAACTCAACCAGCCACACAGCTTCCAGCAGGTACCGGAAGAACAGCCGGAGTTATGGCGAGGAGGGCTCGGTGCTGGAAGGGCGGACTATCAGACACAACCCACCAGGCCCCTCAGGCTGAGCCTGTGCCCCGCCAGCCCCGGGGCCCGTGCTGACCTGTCGGATGGCCGCCAGCGTGTTCTCGGGCGCGTCGTGCGCGCCGCCGCGGTGCGCGATGCGGGCGGCGAGGCCGCGGGGCCGCAGGACGCGCCGCGCGCTCTGGGGCGCCGCGGGCTCCAGGGCCAAGAGCTGCAGCGCCAGGTAGAGCCCGGCCGGCAGCAGGCAGGCCAGCGCCGGGCTGCGGCTCAGCGCCAGCGCCAGCGCCATTAGCGCCGTCAGGGAGCTCAGCAGGCCCTCCCCGTGGCACAGCAtggcgggggccggggccggggccggggtcAGAGTCAGagtccgtgtccgtgtccgtgtccgtgtccgtgtccgtgtccgtgtccgtgtccgtgtccgtgtccgtgtcgGGCCGGAACCGCGGCCGCCGCCTCTCTTCAGGGTGCCTCCGAGGGCGACGGCGGCGCCATCAGCCAGCCAATCAGCACTCggctgtcactgcagcagccaaTCAGCGCCCGCAGCGTCCGCCCGGTGCCCGCCGGCCTCTCTGAGGGGTGGCCCGGGCCCTAAGCGCCTCCTCAGGTAACGCTGGGAGAGGCACTGCGGGAAATTGGCTCTTCCGGATAGAACATGGGGCACCGAGGAAAACAGGGGCTGTTCCTGATAGAACATGGGACACCGAAGGAAACAGGGGCTGTTCCTGATAGAACATGGGCCACCGAGGGAAAGAGGGGCTGTTTCTGGTAGAACATGGGCCACCGAAGGAAACAGGGGCTGTACCTGGCAGAACATGGTGTGGATAAATATGAAGGGTGCTAATGGAAAGGTAGCACTGTCCATGGAGTCGCAGAACACCTGTGTGTATGGAGAGTGTTGAGGGCTTTCTGCAGCTATGCCAGCTGGCTAATTAGAAACTTGTGCATCCACAGtgattattttccatttaattgcTGGGTTTGTTATAGACAACTTTCTATGTTGTATGTTTTTACGTGTCTGACGGCAGCCGTGCCTGCCCACAGGCCAGGCCCAGGAGGGGTGGGAGGAGCAGGCGGTGCCTCCTGCCCGGACACAGGCGGCTGCTGCTGGACAAGGACTGCGGCTCTGGCCACCCGACACCTGTGGGAACATCCGCCAGGCATCCGGAGGGACGAGCAACAGGCACGAAAACAACCAGTTAAGTGAAGGTTGGAGAAACTGGGCGTGTTTAGTCTAGAAGTGCAATAGCAAAGCCGAGGAACTAGCAGTTTGTGCTAACGTAAGTGAGGGTTTTGATCCTTTTTTTGGTGTCTCTATCTGTGGGAAGAATGGAAAGCAACGGACTTTCTAGTGAGGAGCTCTGACCGACTAGAGATAGAACAGGCACGAGGCGATCTTCTAAATTGTTGGGGTGGgttatttggtgttttttgattatttttttttttaattgctgagaTAAATATCTGCCACATAGTGTCCTAGCTGGTTCTGAGCATTTCAGAtactctgtcagtggttttgtgtttctgcaAGGTGTAgctaaagaaaaatcagagataTATATGGAGATGCACAACAAATAATGGACTGTCTAATTAGATGCctaacatatttaaaatttttttgataAACAACAGCATTTGTTAAGATTAACGATGAAGATTTATAAAAAGAACCCCTCAATGGTTGTTGAAGAGGTAACATGATGAAGTTGTTTTTTGAAAGAAGAATGACAGCTTTAACAGCTCTAAATACTAGGAATTGGATGcttccatttatttaaattaattatgcCTGGGCCAAGTGCTGGCAAACAAGCGTGGATTTTCCTTCCGCATGACCTACCTGACAGGTGCGTGTTACCTGCTCCTGGATTGGCTGGGCCGGCAGCTGGCTGCCGCCGGGCCGGCAGGGATAAGGTGTCTGGGGTGGTGCCCTCATGGATGCCGGCCTTGTGGATGCCGTCCTCACAGAGCATGAGGACAGCTGCGCATGTTTATCTTTCTTATCGCAGCGCGCTCGCTGAAACTGATACCTGCGGCGCCACATTCGTGGCCCTGAGCACACAAGGACTGCACACGCGTGTGATATGTAACGGGATGAAGCAGAACAGATTACACCCGTGCCATCAGAGGAATTTGTCTGGGAGAGCTGTGGGTGGAAATGGCTGGAAATCATGTCGCTCCATCCCCTCACATGTCGCTGATCTAGGGCTGCCTTTGCTGGGCGCCCGCCTAGACCCGGCGGAGCTGTCCCGCGGTTGTGTGCGGAGGGAGCGCCAGGCCGCCCGCAGCGCCTGTCCGCGGCCCTGTGGCGCAGGGGAGGcagcgggggcggggcggcgcggggcgcgcTGGGGCCCGTAGTGCGGCGGCGCGGCCGTTGTGGCGGCGGTTGCCGAGGAGCGGTGGGGCGGCGCCGAGCCCCGCGCAGGTACTGAGCCCTTGGGCGGGGCCCGTGCGGGGGAcgccggggccgtgccgggggcAATGCATCGGGCCCGACCTGGGGCGGGCTCGGTGTCGCAGAGCGGGCGGGCAGGAGTCCGCCGAAGCGGCGTGCGAGGGAACAAAGCCTTGGCAGGCCTTGGCAGGCGGTGCGGGGCTCGCTCCGGTGGGGACTGACAGTGACAGATCTTTCAGATATTTGGGCGCTTTTAAGGAGATaaggctgtatttttttatttttttttttcatgtggttTAAGTATTGGCATCTGTTCATGAAGGGATACATCGAGGCGGAGTCTCATGGGAGTGAGACACGAATTCCTCCCAGCACCCTGAACATGTAAAggctttttaattattattattttttttaatccaattGGGCTGAAATTTACTTTGGGCTGGTTTTTAgtggggtttatttgtttgtttgtttttgttttggtttaggttttggttttttgacaGTTGATGGGATCTGTCCGGTGGAAGATCTCAAAGGTTTAGTCTTTGATGGAAATTATCTTTAGCAGGTGCAGTTTTGTAAATCCTGATTATCTCAATGCTTGCTCACTTCTCTGTACTTGTGATCATGTTTGCTCATATATACAGTCTTCTTTCataggggaaaataaagaagagttTTGCAGACTTTGTTAATGATAGGAAGAAGAGAGAATTAGGTTTTCTAATGTAGAATTTGCTTCCCAAAACATAGTGACACAATTAATGGTGATGTTGTTTTCCCTTCAAGGTCTTGGAAGTACATGGAAGGGTAATGTTATTATTCTTTGCAGCTTAGATAACATGAAGATGGAGGACTATGAAATATTCTGTAGGAAGCATCTTTCCAGAATCCAAGAAGAGGCAATAAAAGGAGAAACCTCTTTGacttttcagaacagaaatacCTCTCTCATTCAATTCTATGGAGTCCCTGTGCTTTCTCCCCTGGTAAGGCCTTTTCTACCCCTTTTCCTCCCTAGTGTACTAACTGTGCTATTGGCACTGGCTTTCATATGCACTTGTATGATTCTTCTGAAGGTGTCTGTGTGAGCTGTCGTCTGACCTGCTGCTTAGTGTATTCTAAGCATTTCTAATCTTAATCTTACTAAGTGAGGgttaaaatatactttttcctcctcacactGACTGcatttcctttaatattttagtaattGTCTTCCTAAGAGGAGCACAAATGTTGATGGATTTCAATGACGTTACTGCTGGGCTTCATGTAAAATCATATTGATATTTCAGATATTGAACACATGAGTTAATTTATTGgtgtaaaaaatgcaaataagaaATACCAGAATAGTTAAAAGCTTTTGAGGAAATTTTTCTGCATGAGTTTGCATCTTTCTCTAATGTATTCCACAGGCTCATCAATTATGTTAAGTCATTCTGTGCTAATGCAAACTGAGCTAAGCTGAGGATTGTTGGTAGTTTCTGCAATACTGCAGCTGACACTTCCTTGTTTTAGTGATGGGAAGAAATGGGAGTGAGTCTCTAATAACAATGTCCAAAAATCACAATACAGATATAAGTTGCGGATATAATGCCATATTCTTAATTTACAAATGCTTATTTCTAAATTGATATTTGTAAAAGGATATTTTAAGggattttagaaaaaatgtcTGAATCCTGCATCAGATTAATACCATACCATGTAATGTTCATGGAAAATTCTATAAATGCTGTTTTAAATTCATGTTCATTTGCATGTGTGCCAGGAAGGCATTTTGTACACACTCCCTTAAAAAATTGGTTGAGGAGAAGCTGGCATTTAACATGTGCACAAAATTTCAGGTGATCTCTGTTCTTCtaattgttttgttctgctgtttttcctttaaatttatttccataaatatggatttcattttttttattttatttcatttcattttatttcattttatttccataaaaatgaATTTCTGTATTGAAATTCACATCTACTGATATAAACCATGTTTGTTACACTCTGTTTTGCAGCTTagccttgaaaagaaaaaggaaatgcagcagtATAAGGAGAAAGCACTGGACCTAGAGACCAGGAAACGGGAGTCCCAGAAAAAAACTTTACTGGATCGTGTTCAGGAGATTGTAGAAAATATTCAGGTAGTGTGAGTCCGAAGCTGCCTCATAGATTTACAGAAAGTCACTGCTTATAGACATTTTGAGAAAGTGTTGAGGTTTAAGTATTCCCCAATATAACCTTGAATAGCAACTAACTCCCCAGAACCAGCATTTGCTAGTATTTCGTGCTGTGTGTCCTGATAATTGATTATTTACTGGTACTTATTGTAGTGCATGGGACTTGCTTTTCACTGCTTCTTTTGCTATATGCAAAAGGCAGAGCTCACTGCTTCGTTTGTAAGAGTGTTGGAAACAACTAGATTGTTAAAACAAGTGAACGACTCCCCTGTGTTAGAGCTGCTTTATTTGCAAGCTTATAGCTTAATCATAAAATAATCGATATTCAACTTTATgattacagaattaaaattacCTTCACAACAACTTGAAATTCTTTTGTgtgctttaaaattttactgcaacaatgttttttctttacgCTTCAATGATGAATTTTGTAGAGGTGTTAATTTAAAAGACTATTAAATACATCTAAGCAAGGAATTATTATGTGTCTTTGTAACAGCTGTAACACAGCCTTTAGATTAAACTGTTGCTTAAGCAGGTTAATATTGAGTTTGTTGAGTTACCAGGGTGGCAAACAACACTCTGTAGTTTGCATTGTTTACTGAGTGTGTATGGCAACATTCATATGGCTTGGGGTTTGACCAGCAGACCAGGAAAGTATGttgaatacaaaaataatgtaagttttttgtttgtttgtttgtttccaatTGTGTCCTTTTGAATATGAGACTCAGCACACAGAATAACTGTAGTGTGAAAATCTGTTTAAACAGATGCTGGCTAGAAGTAACGTGATTCTCACTTAAATAAAATTggtttcaaaatttcttttaaagttcaGGTGAAGTTTGCAGGAATCTGAGATTTCATTgaaaatctgtcattttttaaaattttaatttgcaggTGAAGAAAGGACCTAGCATGAGTGACGTGAACACATTGCAGGCTGAGAGTTCTTGCCCTGATTTGGATTCAAAGGCTTTTACTGATCTCACAGCTCTATCAGGTATCAATTCAGCATGTTCTCCTGAAAGGCACGGTGCTATGGACCTGGAAAAGACACCAGAACTTAGGCCATCAGAAACTGCAGGGCAAATGACATCAAATGTGACAGAAGTAgtcaaagcagcagaagaaaacgTTTCTTCAAAGCCAAGTGAGAGTTGCTTCTCGGAAGCTGCCGTGTGTGCAAGGGCTGCATCGCCTGGTAAGATGTGTAACAGGCTCCCGTCTCAGGCTCTGCAGAAGCAGGAGGGACGAGTGGGGTCACCATCAGATGAGGATGTCCAAGATCCATGTGTAATGAGTCTTCAGAACCTGATAAAGAAGTCTAGGGAGTACACagagaaagagcaaagcaaGCGTACCTCAAAAAGCAATTCAAAGAGGAGTATGAGTGAAAGTCATTCAGATAAAGAAAATGACGGTGTTAAAACAACTGACTCTGTGAAAGAGAGAGCAAAGTTTACAGGCAGAAGTTGCACTGCTCAGATGCTTGATAAACCCAGTCTTAATAAATCAAATACCCTTCTCCAAGGTGCCTCTGCTCATAACACAAGTATGTCCACTTTATCCAGTTTTTCTAAAGTAGACATACCTATGAGAGTTGGAACACTCTCTTTGGTGGATTCGGATTCAGATGAGGAATTGAAAAAGAATTCCATGTATGAGCGTGACAGTAGCATTGTCAGGAGCATTACAGGCTCCTATGCCAAATTGCCAAGCCCAGAGCCAAGCATGAGCCCTAAAATGCACCGACGGCGCCCAAGACCTTTATCCATGGGACACATCATTATAAACAGCCCTGTGAGTGCTTATGAGTTAAGTCCTAAAGGTAAGGGTAGAACAATGGATTTAATCATGCAAGATATTGCAGATAAAAACAATGTGTCTGAATCAGTGCCAAAGTTCATGGCAGACTTCACTTCGGTTTGTCCTGGCCGAATTCCTGTCAGCAGGAATTCTTCAGGCCCTAGTGATGGGTTGGGGATTGGCAGAGCAAATCGCCATTCCTTTGGGCTCTTTGAGAGCAGAGGGACAGTGTCAGCTACAGTGGAAGGACAGGTGGTGATGGACAGTAGAGGCCTGTATAAAGTAGAGAGCAGCACTAGTATGACACCTCCAAGAGTGAATGAGCCCTTTGTCATCAGTCAGtctgcagtgacacagaagATCCTGGCTGTGAACGAAATGAAACCAGCTACTTTGCCAGAAAACAGTAAATGTAATTCTCCAAAGGAGCTCAACAAATCCTATGATGTGGAAAATCCATCTCCACTATTAACGCAGAGCAAGAATGTGCAACAGCAGATGGATAATACTCCAAGTGTTTCCTCAGCAAATGAGCAGTTCCCAGAAAACTTTGAAAGGGTAAAACGTAGACTTGATTTGGACACTGACAActgccaaaaagaaaacagttcctTTGCTGTACGAGTTGGAATGGAAGAACAAGAGAAGCAGTGGTATCAAGAACAGAAATATCCCGTGGGATCAGTTTACATTACCAAGAATGCAATCCTTGAAAATATGGCAAAAGGTAAGAGATTTCCTGTGCTTGAGGTTTACTTCTCAGTTTATAAATCTTTTAGGTGATCATTAGTCACTGATGTTTCTTATCAGAAGCCTCATTTCTCTAATTTAATTTGGCTTCACAATACTGATTTCCTGTTTCAGTCTAGAAGTTGGAATTTagttttacaaagaaaattctTATGCCACGAGGTCTAAATAAGACTACTAAAAGAAAAGGTAGCCTatgtaaattaaaagaaaaccgTATAGGTATTTTCTTCAAATTCGAGATTATGTTACTTGTGCATGTGTCTCTACTAAATGAGGCTGAAGTGGCATAAATAATGGTAATTCACTCCAGCAAGTATAACAATTCTTAGAGCTGTATTTTCCATGTCCCTGTTTTAATATGGGCTTTTGGTGTTACTCCTGTTCCATGCACAAATTCAGTTCACAAATATgaacatgcaaatattttgaaggaCTAGTAAATGATGTGATTCTGTGCAATACATAATGGGAACCTAATATCAAAGAAACCTGATATCAAAGAcatcttttttacttttactgATGATGAAAATTACCTCTGGTAAAGGATGGATGTCTCTGGCAAAGATCATGTAGATAGTATTTAATATTTGATTCTGTGTTACCTATTTTCTCAGaagatattttgaaaactaaaatGCTGGCctttgaagaaatgaaaaaaagacttGAAGAACAGCATGCACAACAACTGTCGATTCTGATTGCTGAACAAGAGAGAGAACAGGAGAAATTGCAGAAGGTAAGGTCGACAGGAAGAATTCTAAGCAAAGGTTTTGTGTTGTATGGATGTTTGTCAGGCAGCAGTGGGGTTTGAATGTATATTCTGTTGCTTTGCAGAGTTAGAAAAATAGCCTCATGGTTAAATCTTCCTTTTGTAGGAACTGGAGGAGCGTGACAGAAAGTTGAAAGGAGAGAAGGTTACTACAACGGAAATAGAAATTTCCAAACTGAATATTAACAGTAGGATGGAGTtggagtggaggaaaaaaagtgaaagtgGCTTGCTGGAAAGTGTGCAGTCTCAGCTGGAGACAGGCCATAACACAAACTCCACCAGCATTGGTAAAACTTGGAGGGAAGAATATAGATGAAGTATTGTGATATAATTGGTTCTACAGTGCTTGACTGGATCATCCCCACTGTGTGGATAAGTGCAGTGTTCCTGCTCAGGGTACACAGAGggctgctgccctcagctggggacagcatTTGTGAAACAAAGGCTGTTCCATCTTTGTGTCACTGGCATTTAGCACAGGTTCAGCTATCCTTCAACTGTTCCATGTACTGCATTTGTTATGTAACTGTTGTAGGGCACATCCAAGGAAAACAAGCTAAGAATAACCTCCTTTGATCAAGGATGAGGATCTGGATTTGCATCATGTCCCAGAAGGATTATCCTCGTGCCATGTAGCTGCACAGCACTGGGCCAAGTGGTCACATTTGTGTAGAAGGTTCTGAGGGCCTCTGCCAAGGGCTCCTAACAGCAAGGCAATACAGCTGTTAACTGATGGAACACCTCTCACCTGTTCCAGAACattgtgaaatgttttgttctgtCTCCTGTTTAGTAAATTTTGCATGGAAATCAATCAGAAATACTCAGCTTGCTTCTTGCCTATAAATGACCTTGTAGACAAGGCCGTGACCCTTGAGCTGAGTGTATCCACAGACACAAGCATTACTTCATTGGCAGAAGTGTGTGTTCAACTGTGTGTTCTGCTTTCTGCGCAGGTTTTGCTCATACAGCACCCAACACCTTCTCTTCAACAGGTGAAACTTCATTCTATCTCTGGGGACCATCAGGTAGTGGAGTTATAAAAACCTCAGTATGCAGGCCAAGTAGTAGGATCAAAACTAGGTGGTCTcaggtaagggaaaaaaaaaagattcatttTTATCCTAAAAGCCCCTCATGTTTTTGTAAGGCACTGTTAACAGAAAATTTTAGTATCCACTCCTGTTTCAAATTTGATTACATAAGAGAACCGTGTAGGTTATTTTTCTTATTCGCATATGCAAAATAATCACATAGCAATATATTGCTTTTGCTAAATTATGGTGGGTATTTTGAGCCCAGTCAAAGCTTTATCAACAGCTTTTTTCTTACCTGAAAACTCACGTCATTTGATGGATGTTATTTGATAAATAATTCGTAATTGCTTTTTTGTAAaaggttttgaattttttttaaggttttcaCTCCAGACATACAAATGAAGTTCAACAAGATCACTGCAGTGGCAAAGGGATTTCTCACTCGTCGACTCCTGCAGACAGAGAAAC
Encoded proteins:
- the CCP110 gene encoding centriolar coiled-coil protein of 110 kDa isoform X1, translating into MWFKYWHLFMKGYIEAESHGSETRIPPSTLNILDNMKMEDYEIFCRKHLSRIQEEAIKGETSLTFQNRNTSLIQFYGVPVLSPLLSLEKKKEMQQYKEKALDLETRKRESQKKTLLDRVQEIVENIQVKKGPSMSDVNTLQAESSCPDLDSKAFTDLTALSGINSACSPERHGAMDLEKTPELRPSETAGQMTSNVTEVVKAAEENVSSKPSESCFSEAAVCARAASPGKMCNRLPSQALQKQEGRVGSPSDEDVQDPCVMSLQNLIKKSREYTEKEQSKRTSKSNSKRSMSESHSDKENDGVKTTDSVKERAKFTGRSCTAQMLDKPSLNKSNTLLQGASAHNTSMSTLSSFSKVDIPMRVGTLSLVDSDSDEELKKNSMYERDSSIVRSITGSYAKLPSPEPSMSPKMHRRRPRPLSMGHIIINSPVSAYELSPKGKGRTMDLIMQDIADKNNVSESVPKFMADFTSVCPGRIPVSRNSSGPSDGLGIGRANRHSFGLFESRGTVSATVEGQVVMDSRGLYKVESSTSMTPPRVNEPFVISQSAVTQKILAVNEMKPATLPENSKCNSPKELNKSYDVENPSPLLTQSKNVQQQMDNTPSVSSANEQFPENFERVKRRLDLDTDNCQKENSSFAVRVGMEEQEKQWYQEQKYPVGSVYITKNAILENMAKEDILKTKMLAFEEMKKRLEEQHAQQLSILIAEQEREQEKLQKELEERDRKLKGEKVTTTEIEISKLNINSRMELEWRKKSESGLLESVQSQLETGHNTNSTSIGFAHTAPNTFSSTGETSFYLWGPSGSGVIKTSVCRPSSRIKTRWSQVFTPDIQMKFNKITAVAKGFLTRRLLQTEKLKHLKQTVKDTLEFIRNFQSEAPLKRGSVSAQDACLHERVMAQLRAALYDIHDIFFTMDASERMNILRHDREVRKEKMLRQMDKVKSPRERVTLSTATQKSLDRKKYMKASEMGIPSKKIIIKQKTAENRILQPNQGQNAPVHRLLCRQGTPKTTVNGVEQNRRKASGSRVSNKPVTGAYAGRTQRKKPNVVII
- the CCP110 gene encoding centriolar coiled-coil protein of 110 kDa isoform X2 — encoded protein: MWFKYWHLFMKGYIEAESHGSETRIPPSTLNILDNMKMEDYEIFCRKHLSRIQEEAIKGETSLTFQNRNTSLIQFYGVPVLSPLLSLEKKKEMQQYKEKALDLETRKRESQKKTLLDRVQEIVENIQVKKGPSMSDVNTLQAESSCPDLDSKAFTDLTALSGINSACSPERHGAMDLEKTPELRPSETAGQMTSNVTEVVKAAEENVSSKPSESCFSEAAVCARAASPGKMCNRLPSQALQKQEGRVGSPSDEDVQDPCVMSLQNLIKKSREYTEKEQSKRTSKSNSKRSMSESHSDKENDGVKTTDSVKERAKFTGRSCTAQMLDKPSLNKSNTLLQGASAHNTSMSTLSSFSKVDIPMRVGTLSLVDSDSDEELKKNSMYERDSSIVRSITGSYAKLPSPEPSMSPKMHRRRPRPLSMGHIIINSPVSAYELSPKGKGRTMDLIMQDIADKNNVSESVPKFMADFTSVCPGRIPVSRNSSGPSDGLGIGRANRHSFGLFESRGTVSATVEGQVVMDSRGLYKVESSTSMTPPRVNEPFVISQSAVTQKILAVNEMKPATLPENSKCNSPKELNKSYDVENPSPLLTQSKNVQQQMDNTPSVSSANEQFPENFERVKRRLDLDTDNCQKENSSFAVRVGMEEQEKQWYQEQKYPVGSVYITKNAILENMAKDILKTKMLAFEEMKKRLEEQHAQQLSILIAEQEREQEKLQKELEERDRKLKGEKVTTTEIEISKLNINSRMELEWRKKSESGLLESVQSQLETGHNTNSTSIGFAHTAPNTFSSTGETSFYLWGPSGSGVIKTSVCRPSSRIKTRWSQVFTPDIQMKFNKITAVAKGFLTRRLLQTEKLKHLKQTVKDTLEFIRNFQSEAPLKRGSVSAQDACLHERVMAQLRAALYDIHDIFFTMDASERMNILRHDREVRKEKMLRQMDKVKSPRERVTLSTATQKSLDRKKYMKASEMGIPSKKIIIKQKTAENRILQPNQGQNAPVHRLLCRQGTPKTTVNGVEQNRRKASGSRVSNKPVTGAYAGRTQRKKPNVVII